A window of Streptomyces sp. NBC_01224 genomic DNA:
GGTCTTGCCGAATGGAGTCTCTCTGCTCCGCAATGCGATGCGGACGTCTATGGCGCCGGGGCGTCGTTCCCGGACTCCTCGGTGAGGACCGGGAAACGGCGCGGGGCCACGAAGACCAGCACCAGCAGGGCGAGCGCCGCAGCCCCGGCGGCACCCAGGTAGACGTGGTCGACGGCGGCGTCGACGGCCCGCCGCAGATAGTCCGTCGCCGCGGCCGAGAGCCTGCCCGGGTCGTCCAGGGCGTGCGAGATCGCGTCCAGGTCGCCCGGCAGCCCGGGAACCGGGGCGGCGGCCAGCCGGGAGGCGAGGACCCCGTTGGCGACGGCCCCGAAGAGCGCGGCGCCGACGCTCTGGCCGACCTGGCGGCAGAAGAGTACGGAGGCGGTCGTCGTGCCGCGCTCGGCCCAGCCGACCGTCGACTGGACCCCGACGATCAGCGGTAGCTGGAACAGCCCGAGCGCCGCACCGAGCAGCAGCATGATCAGGGCGGGCTGCCAGGGCTCGCCCGGATACGGCAGCAGCGGGAAGGCGAGCAGTATCAGCAGGGCGCAGCTCATGCCGATGATCGCGGTGCGGCGGAAGCCGATGCGGTTGTAGACGCGGTTGGAGAAGGCCGCCGACACCGGCCAGCTCAGGGTCATCACGGACAGGACGAATCCCGCGGCGATCGGGCCGAGGCCCAGCACCGACTGGGCGTACGTCGGCAGGAAGACCGTGGGGGCGACCATCAGCAGCCCCATCGCGCCCAGCGCCAGATTGACCGAGGCGATGGACCGCCGCCGCCAGACCCAGCCGGGAATGATCGGCTCGGCGGCCCGCCGCTCGATGACGACGGTCAGCGCGCCGAGCGCGATGCTGCCGGCCAGCAGCCCGAGGGACGGGGCGGAGAGCCAGGGCCAGGCGACCCCGCCCTGGACGAGCGCGGTCAGCAGCAGGGCGCCGGTGGCGAAGACGGCGAGGGCGCCCGCCCAGTCGATGCGGGGGCGGGGCGCGCCGGCCGCCCGGCGGGTGCCGGACGGCTCGTGGAGGTGACGTACGACGAGCCAGAGTGCGAGCGCCCCGACCGGCAGATTGATCAGGAAGATCCAGCGCCAGTCGGCGTACACCGCGAACAGCCCGCCGATCACCGGCCCCGCGACCGCCGAAGTGGCCCACACGGTCGACAGCTTGGCCTGGATCTTCGGGCGTTCCTTGAGCGGGTAGAGGTCCGCGGCGATGGTCTGCACGGTGCCTTGCAGGGCACCGCCGCCCAGCCCCTGGACGACCCGGAAGGCGATCAGCGCGGCCATGTTCCAGGCGGCGGCGCAGAGCACCGAGCCGAACAGGAAGAGGGCGATGCCGGCGATCAGGACCGGCTTGCGGCCGAAGGTGTCGGAGAGCTTTCCGTACACCGGCAGGGAGACCGTCACGGCCAGCAGATAGCCGGAGAACAGCCACGAGAAGACGGAGAAGCCGCCGAGGTCGCCGACGATCTGCGGGACGGCGGTGGAGACGATGGTGCCGTCGATGGCCGAGAGGGCCATCCCGAGCATCAGGGCGGCGACCACCGGGCCGCGTCCGCGCGGCGTCTCGGGAGAGGGGGCCGGGCCGGCCCCGGGCCCGGACATCGCTTCGGTATCGCCGCCCGCATTGCCGCCCGCGCCGCTCACCAAGATTCCTTCCCCCTGCACGTATTTTCTCGGGACACTGTCTCACCCACGGATCCCGGCGGGGAGGGTGCCGCTGTTGGGGGCGTGTCCGAAGACCTCTGCGGACCCCGGCGAGTGCACCCCGAGTGCACCCAAGGGTCCAGTCCCTGAGGCCGGTCTCCACCCGGGGGCCGAGACCCCTAGGGGACGCTCCTCAGTTTTGCCCGGGGGTGGTTCCTCCCGGCGGAGGACGTGACGGCGGGGGCCCGTTCCTTAGCGTGTTCCTACACCGCAAAAAGCGGCTGATTCCCACCGCGAATGCGGCTGACCGCAGGGGGGCGGGGTGGGGAAAACCCCACCCGAAGACTGCGCTGTGCACCAGGGCGCCGGACCCCCTCGGAACACCAGACTTCACGGGTACACCCGCGACATTCCGAAGCTGACCGAAAAATGCTGACCGACATAGCTGACCGACAGCTGACCGACATAGGAGAAAAACCGTGACAACGGCTGTAACCATTCCCAGGCACGGGGGCACTGGAGGGCGTACGGCCGTCGCTGCGCGAGCGCGACAGGTCGTCAAGGCGTACGGGGCGGGGGAGACCCGGGTCGTCGCGCTCGACCATGTCGATGTGGACATCGCCCGCGGGCAGTTCACGGCGATCATGGGACCGTCCGGCTCCGGCAAGTCGACCCTGATGCACTGCCTGGCCGGCCTGGACACCGTGACCTCGGGGCAGATCCACCTCGACGAGACCGAGATCACCGGGCTCAAGGACAAGAAGCTCACCCAGCTCCGCCGGGACCGGATCGGCTTCATCTTCCAGGCGTTCAACCTGCTCCCGACGCTGAACGCCCTGGAGAACATCACGCTGCCGATGGACATCGCGGGCCGCAAGCCCGACGCGGCCTGGCTGCGGCAGGTCGTGGAGACGGTCGGTCTCGCCGAGCGGCTGAAGCACCGGCCCACCGAGCTCTCCGGCGGCCAGCAGCAGCGCGTCGCGGTGGCCAGGGCGCTCGCCGCCCGACCGGAGATCATCTTCGGTGACGAGCCCACCGGAAACCTGGACTCGCGGGCCGGCGCCGAGGTGCTGAGCTTCCTGCGCAGGTCGGTCGACGAGCTGGGCCAGACCATCGTCATGGTCACCCACGACCCCGTCGCCGCCTCCTACGCGGACCGGGTGCTGTACCTCGCCGACGGACGCATCGTCGACGAGATGCACAACCCGACGGCCGACCAGGTACTCGACCGCATGAAGGACTTCGACTCGCGCGGGCGGACGTCATGACCGTCTGGAAGACATCGAGGCGCAACTTCTTCGCGCACAAGGGACGAATGGCGCTCTCCGCCGTCGCGGTCCTGCTGTCGGTGGCGTTCGTGTGCGGCACGCTCGTCTTCACCGACACCATGAACACCACGTTCGACAAGCTCTTCGCCGCGACGTCGGCCGATGTCACCGTCAGCCCGAAGACCCCCGAGGACGACGACCGGCTTCCGGAGAACGGCAAGCCCGTCACGCTCCCCGCCTCCGCCGTCCAGCAGGTCGGCAAGGCCACCGGCGTGAAGGCCGCCGAGGGCGCGGTCTCCAGCATGTCCGTCACCGTTGTCGACAGCGACAACAAGAACATGGGTTCCACGACGGGCGCCCCGACGATCGCGGGCAACTGGACGAAGAACGACCTGCGTTCGATGGAGATCACCTCCGGCCACGCACCGCGCGGCCCGACCGAGGTGATGGTCGACGCCGACACCGCCGACAAGCACGACCTGAAGCTCGGTGACGAACTGCGCACCATCGCCGCCACCGGCGACATCAACGCGAAGATCAGCGGCATCGCCACCTTCAAGGTCACCAACCCCGGTGCGGCGGTCGTCTACTTCGACACCGTCACCGCGCAGACGAAACTGCTCGGCAAGCCGGACGTCTTCAGCCTCATCTCCGTCACCGCCGAACAGGGCGTCAGTGACACGCAGTTGAAGCAGGCCGTCGCCACGGCGCTCGGTGACACCTCCGCGTACAAGCTCCAGACGCAGAAGGAGGCCGCGGACGCCAACAAGAATTCGATGGGCTCCTTCCTCGACGTCATGAAGTACGCGATGCTCGGCTTCGCCGGAATCGCCTTCCTCGTCGGCATCTTCCTGATCGTCAACACCTTCTCGATGCTGGTCGCCCAGCGCACCCGCGAGATCGGCCTGATGCGGGCCATCGGCTCCAGCCGCAAGCAGGTCAACCGTTCCGTACTCATCGAGGCGCTGTTCCTCGGCATCCTCGGCTCCGTCCTCGGCGTCGGTGCGGGCATCGGCCTCGCCGTCGGCCTGATGAAGTTCATGGGCGCCGTGGGCATGGAACTGTCCACCGACGACCTCACGGTCGCCTGGACGACCCCGGTCGTCGGCCTCGCGCTCGGCATCATCGTGACCGTCGTCGCCGCGTACATTCCGGCCCGTCGCGCCGGGAAGATCTCCCCGATGGCCGCCCTGCGCGACGCCGGAACCCCGGCGGACGGCCGGGCCGGCCGGGTCAGGGCCGCGATCGGCCTGGTCCTCACCCTCGCCGGCGGCACCGCGCTCTTCGCCGCGACGCGGGCCGACAAGTCGAGCGAGGGCTCGCTCTTCCTCGCTGTGGGCGTGGTCCTCACCCTGATCGGCTTCATCGTGATCGGCCCGCTGCTGGCCGGCTTCGTGGTCCGGGTGCTGAGCGCGGTCATGCTGCGGATGTTCGGCTCCGTCGGACGGCTCGCGGAGCGCAACGCCCTGCGCAACCCGCGCCGCACCGGAGCGACCGGCGCCGCCCTGATGATCGGCCTCGCCCTGGTGGCCTGCCTCTCCGTCGTCGGCTCCTCCATGGTCGCCTCGGCCACCGAGGAACTCGACAAGTCGGTCGGCGCCGACTTCATCGTCCAGCCGGCCGGCGGCAACCCGACGCTCCTCGTGGACCAGGCGGTCAAGTCCCTGGAGTCCGTGCCGGACATCGAGCACCTCACCGGCTACAAGGTCGTCAGCGCCGGGATCACGGCCCCCGACGGCACCACCGAGAACAAGGCCCTGGCCGCCGTGGATCCCACGTACCAGGAGGACGTCCGGCGCGAGACGGTCGCCGGGAAGCTGGCCGACGCGTACGGCAAGGACGCCATGTCCGTCGGTGACACGTACGCCACCAAGCACCACCTCAAGGTCGGCGACCGGCTCACCGTCGCGTTCAGGGGCGGCGAGACCGCGAAGCTGAGGCTCGCCGCGATCACCTCGGACGACGTGAACATCGACAAGGGCGCGATGTACACGAACGTCGCGACCGCCGCGCGGTACGTCCCCGCCGACAGCCTGCCGAAGAACATGATGATGTTCGCGAAGGCCGCGGACGGCAAGGAGAAGGAGGCGTACGCCGCGCTGAAGGCCGCCCTCGTCAAGTACCCGCAGTACGAGGTGCAGAACCAGGCCGACTTCAAGCAGCAGCTGAAGGACCAGATCGGCCAACTGCTGAACATCGTCTACGGCCTGCTTGCGCTCGCGATCATCGTCGCGGTGCTCGGTGTGGTGAACACCCTGGCCCTGTCGGTGGTCGAGCGGACCCGCGAGATCGGCCTGATGCGCGCCATCGGCCTCTCCCGCCGCCAGCTGCGCCGGATGATCCGCCTGGAGTCGGTGGTCATCGCGGTCTTCGGCGCCCTGCTCGGCCTCGGCCTCGGCATGGGCTGGGGCACGGCGGCCCAGAAGCTGCTGGCCCTGGAGGGCCTCAACGTCCTGGAGATCCCGTGGCCGACGATCCTCACGGTCTTCGTCGCCTCGGCCTTCGTCGGCCTGTTCGCGGCCCTGGTCCCGGCGTTCCGGGCGGGCAGGATGAACGTCCTGAACGCGATCGCCACGGAATAGCGAGGGTGACGACCGACGTAGGATGACTGATCCGGCCCCGGGGTGTTCCTCCAAACACTCCGGGGCCGGATTCGTGTCCGTACGGCGCGGGGTGTTCCTCCGGACACTCCGTGGCCGGAACCGATTGCACGAAGCTGCCGTGGTCCGTGCAGCAAGCTGACATGACCGAGCACGCCCCCACGCCGCGCCGCAGACATCGCAGGTCCAGCGGGCGCGAGCGGGCGATGTTCTCGGGCGACAGTTTTGTGTACGGCTCCACGGAGAGGATCTCGTCCCGGGCGAAGAACGCGAGGTCGTCGATCCGGTTGCGGATCTGCGCGAGCCCCTCCAGTTGCTCAATGCCCGGTGGAGGGGGTCTTCGCGCCCCCTGCTCCGCGCGTAGACCGTCGATGACATGGCGGGACCGGGTGACACGCTGCAGCTCCTGGTGGAGGGAGTGCAGACGTAAGTCGATCAGCCGGGCCAGCGCGACTTCGGGGTCCGTCGGAAAAATGCGCAGGTCGGAGCCCTCGGGATGGAGCAGTCCGAGCTCCTGGAGCCGGTCGATGCACGAGCGTGCGACCCGCGGGTCGGTGTGCAACAGGAGGTGCAGGTCGTCGGTGGCGGTGCCGGGGTTGCGCAGGAAATGCCGGTAGACCTCTTCCTCGGCCTCCGAGACTCCGAATATGGACATCTCGTTCTCGCCCACGTGTGCCCCCGCTGCCTGGTCCATGCGTGGCCGCGCACTTCCGGGGGTTGCCCGTGAGTGCGGGTCGACGGCTGCCGTGCTCACTGCCCGTGCAACTGTTTGTGGAATCTTCGGCCAAAGCGTAGACGCTGGGATCGTTTCTGTGACGATGCCGGACACAACTGTGTGCGATACGGAGATGAACGGCGTGTGGCCCGCGACGAGCGGCGCCGGGCGCACGACGGACGGCACCGACCGGAACCCCGGCCGGTACCCGCGCCACCCGGAACCCCGGCCGGTACCCGCGCCGACCGGAACCCCGGCCGCACCCGGGCGGACCCGCGGACCCACCCACCGCCGTCCGCCGGAATCAGGCCGCACTCCTCCTGCCCCGGGCGATTGCGCACGCGGCTGTCACACGGGAGTCGTACGCTGGAACCCCCCCGGCCCGTGAGACGTGTCGGGTCCTTCGTGTTGCCCCTCGCGTTGCCCCCTGTCAGCAGCCGGCTGTCAGACCTCGCCCTCGTTACCCGGACGGAAGCCCTTCATGAGCCTGCACGGCCTGCTGGATGTCGTCGTACGTGATCCGGCACTCTCCGAAGCGGTGAAGGCCGCCACCGACGGCCACCGGATGCACGTCGACCTCGTCGGTCCGCCCGCCGCCCGCCCCTTCGCCGTGGCCGCGCTGGCCCGTGAGGCCGGACGGACCGTGCTCGCCGTCACCGCGACCGGCCGGGAGGCCGAGGACCTGGCGGCCGCGCTGCGCACCCTGCTGCCGCCGGACACGATCGCCGAGTTCCCGTCCTGGGAGACCCTGCCGCACGAGCGGCTCTCGCCCCGCTCCGACACCGTGGGCCGCCGCCTCGCCGTGCTGCGGCGCCTGGCGCACCCGAGGAAGGACGACCCGGAGACCGGCCCGGTCAAGGTCGTCGTCGCGCCGGTCCGCTCCGTGCTCCAGCCGCAGGTCAAGGGGCTCGGCGACCTGGAACCCGTAGCGCTGCGCATCGGACAGAGCGCCGACCTCGGCAAGACGGTCGACGCGCTCGCGGCGGCCGCGTACTCCAGGGTCGAACTGGTCGAGAAGCGCGGCGAGTTCGCCGTGCGCGGCGGCATCCTGGACGTCTTCCCGCCGACCGAGGAGCACCCCCTTCGAGTGGAGTTCTGGGGTGATGACGTCGAGGAGATCCGCTACTTCAAGATCGCCGACCAGCGGTCGCTGGAGATCGCCCAGCACGGGCTGTGGGCGCCGCCCTGCCGCGAGCTGCTGCTGACCGACGAGGTGCGCGAGCGGGCCGCCGCCCTCGCCGAACTCCACCCGGAGCTGGGCGAACTGCTCGGCAAGATCGCCGAGGGGATCGCGGTGGAGGGCATGGAGTCCCTCGCACCGGTTCTCGTCGACGACATGGAACTGCTGCTCGACGTGCTGCCCAAGGGCTCGATGGCGCTGGTCTGCGACCCGGAGCGGGTCCGGACCAGGGCGGCGGACCTGGTCGCCACCAGCCAGGAGTTCCTTCAGGCGTCCTGGGCGGCCACCGCGGGCGGAGGCGAGGCCCCGATCGATGTCGGTGCGGCCTCCCTTCGGGGCATCGCGGATGTCCGTGACCGGGCCCGCGAGCTGGAGATGATGTGGTGGTCGGTCTCCCCGTTCGCCGCGGACGACGAGCTCGACGAGGACACCCTCAAGCTCACGATGCACGCCCCGGAGTCGTACCGCGGCGACACCGCCCGCGCGCTCGCCGACACCAAGGGCTGGATCGCCGACGGCTGGCGCACGGTGTACGTCACCGAGGGGCAGGGGCTCGCCTCCCGAACCGTCGAGGTGCTGAGCGGCGAGGGCATCGCGGCCCGCCTGGACCCCGACCTGGCGGAGATCTCCCCGTCGCTGGTCCACGTCTCCTGCGGCGCGATCGACCAAGGCTTCGTCGACCCGGCGCTCAAGCTCGCCGTCCTCACCGAGACGGATCTGACCGGCCAGCGCACCGCCACCAAGGACCTGGGCCGGATGCCGGCCCGCCGCCGCAAGACCATCGATCCGCTGACGCTGGAGACGGGCGACTACATCGTCCACGAACAGCACGGTGTGGGCCGCTACATCGAAATGGTGCAGCGCACCGTGCAGGGCGCCACCCGCGAGTACCTCCTCGTCGAGTACGCCCCCGCCAAGCGCGGCCAGCCCGGCGACCGCCTGTACATCCCGACCGACCAGCTGGAGCAGGTCACCAAGTACGTCGGCGGCGAGGCGCCCACCCTGCACCGGCTCGGCGGCGCCGACTGGACCAAGACCAAGGCGCGCGCAAAGAAGGCCGTCAAGGAGATCGCCGCCGACCTGATCAAGCTCTACTCGGCGCGGATGGCGGCCCCCGGCCATGTCTTCGGCCCGGACACCCCGTGGCAGCGCGAACTGGAGGACGCCTTCCCGTACGCGGAGACGCCCGACCAGCTCACCACCATTGCCGAGGTCAAGGAGGACATGGAGAAGTCCGTCCCGATGGACCGGCTGATCTGCGGCGACGTCGGCTACGGCAAGACGGAGATCGCGGTACGGGCGGCCTTCAAGGCGGTCCAGGACGGCAAGCAGGTCGCCGTCCTCGTGCCCACGACCCTCCTGGTCCAGCAGCACTACGGAACGTTCACCGAGCGCTACTCCCAATTCCCGGTCAGCGTAAGGGCGCTGAGCCGCTTCCAGTCCGAATCCGAGTCCAAGTCGACCCTGGAAGGGCTCCGCGAGGGCTCCGTCGACCTGGTCATCGGCACCCACCGCCTCTTCTCCTCCGAGACGAAGTTCAAGGACCTGGGCC
This region includes:
- the mfd gene encoding transcription-repair coupling factor, with the protein product MSLHGLLDVVVRDPALSEAVKAATDGHRMHVDLVGPPAARPFAVAALAREAGRTVLAVTATGREAEDLAAALRTLLPPDTIAEFPSWETLPHERLSPRSDTVGRRLAVLRRLAHPRKDDPETGPVKVVVAPVRSVLQPQVKGLGDLEPVALRIGQSADLGKTVDALAAAAYSRVELVEKRGEFAVRGGILDVFPPTEEHPLRVEFWGDDVEEIRYFKIADQRSLEIAQHGLWAPPCRELLLTDEVRERAAALAELHPELGELLGKIAEGIAVEGMESLAPVLVDDMELLLDVLPKGSMALVCDPERVRTRAADLVATSQEFLQASWAATAGGGEAPIDVGAASLRGIADVRDRARELEMMWWSVSPFAADDELDEDTLKLTMHAPESYRGDTARALADTKGWIADGWRTVYVTEGQGLASRTVEVLSGEGIAARLDPDLAEISPSLVHVSCGAIDQGFVDPALKLAVLTETDLTGQRTATKDLGRMPARRRKTIDPLTLETGDYIVHEQHGVGRYIEMVQRTVQGATREYLLVEYAPAKRGQPGDRLYIPTDQLEQVTKYVGGEAPTLHRLGGADWTKTKARAKKAVKEIAADLIKLYSARMAAPGHVFGPDTPWQRELEDAFPYAETPDQLTTIAEVKEDMEKSVPMDRLICGDVGYGKTEIAVRAAFKAVQDGKQVAVLVPTTLLVQQHYGTFTERYSQFPVSVRALSRFQSESESKSTLEGLREGSVDLVIGTHRLFSSETKFKDLGLVIVDEEQRFGVEHKEQLKKLRANVDVLTMSATPIPRTLEMAVTGIREMSTITTPPEERHPVLTFVGPYEEKQIGAAIRRELLREGQAFYIHNRVESIDRAAARLREIVPEARIATAHGQMSEQSLEQVVVDFWEKKFDVLVSTTIVESGIDISNANTLIVERGDNFGLSQLHQLRGRVGRGRERGYAYFLYPPEKPLTETAHERLATIAQHTEMGAGMYVAMKDLEIRGAGNLLGGEQSGHIAGVGFDLYVRMVGEAVADYRASLEGGVEEELPLEVKIELPVDAHVPHDYAPGERLRLQAYRAIASANTEDDIRAVREELTDRYGKLPEPVENLLLVAGLRMLARACGVGEIVLQGSNIRFAPVELRESQELRLKRLYPKTIIKPAVHQILVPRPTAGRIGGKPVVGRELLAWTGEFLTTILGS
- a CDS encoding ABC transporter permease, translating into MTVWKTSRRNFFAHKGRMALSAVAVLLSVAFVCGTLVFTDTMNTTFDKLFAATSADVTVSPKTPEDDDRLPENGKPVTLPASAVQQVGKATGVKAAEGAVSSMSVTVVDSDNKNMGSTTGAPTIAGNWTKNDLRSMEITSGHAPRGPTEVMVDADTADKHDLKLGDELRTIAATGDINAKISGIATFKVTNPGAAVVYFDTVTAQTKLLGKPDVFSLISVTAEQGVSDTQLKQAVATALGDTSAYKLQTQKEAADANKNSMGSFLDVMKYAMLGFAGIAFLVGIFLIVNTFSMLVAQRTREIGLMRAIGSSRKQVNRSVLIEALFLGILGSVLGVGAGIGLAVGLMKFMGAVGMELSTDDLTVAWTTPVVGLALGIIVTVVAAYIPARRAGKISPMAALRDAGTPADGRAGRVRAAIGLVLTLAGGTALFAATRADKSSEGSLFLAVGVVLTLIGFIVIGPLLAGFVVRVLSAVMLRMFGSVGRLAERNALRNPRRTGATGAALMIGLALVACLSVVGSSMVASATEELDKSVGADFIVQPAGGNPTLLVDQAVKSLESVPDIEHLTGYKVVSAGITAPDGTTENKALAAVDPTYQEDVRRETVAGKLADAYGKDAMSVGDTYATKHHLKVGDRLTVAFRGGETAKLRLAAITSDDVNIDKGAMYTNVATAARYVPADSLPKNMMMFAKAADGKEKEAYAALKAALVKYPQYEVQNQADFKQQLKDQIGQLLNIVYGLLALAIIVAVLGVVNTLALSVVERTREIGLMRAIGLSRRQLRRMIRLESVVIAVFGALLGLGLGMGWGTAAQKLLALEGLNVLEIPWPTILTVFVASAFVGLFAALVPAFRAGRMNVLNAIATE
- a CDS encoding ABC transporter ATP-binding protein; this translates as MTTAVTIPRHGGTGGRTAVAARARQVVKAYGAGETRVVALDHVDVDIARGQFTAIMGPSGSGKSTLMHCLAGLDTVTSGQIHLDETEITGLKDKKLTQLRRDRIGFIFQAFNLLPTLNALENITLPMDIAGRKPDAAWLRQVVETVGLAERLKHRPTELSGGQQQRVAVARALAARPEIIFGDEPTGNLDSRAGAEVLSFLRRSVDELGQTIVMVTHDPVAASYADRVLYLADGRIVDEMHNPTADQVLDRMKDFDSRGRTS
- a CDS encoding MFS transporter — protein: MSGPGAGPAPSPETPRGRGPVVAALMLGMALSAIDGTIVSTAVPQIVGDLGGFSVFSWLFSGYLLAVTVSLPVYGKLSDTFGRKPVLIAGIALFLFGSVLCAAAWNMAALIAFRVVQGLGGGALQGTVQTIAADLYPLKERPKIQAKLSTVWATSAVAGPVIGGLFAVYADWRWIFLINLPVGALALWLVVRHLHEPSGTRRAAGAPRPRIDWAGALAVFATGALLLTALVQGGVAWPWLSAPSLGLLAGSIALGALTVVIERRAAEPIIPGWVWRRRSIASVNLALGAMGLLMVAPTVFLPTYAQSVLGLGPIAAGFVLSVMTLSWPVSAAFSNRVYNRIGFRRTAIIGMSCALLILLAFPLLPYPGEPWQPALIMLLLGAALGLFQLPLIVGVQSTVGWAERGTTTASVLFCRQVGQSVGAALFGAVANGVLASRLAAAPVPGLPGDLDAISHALDDPGRLSAAATDYLRRAVDAAVDHVYLGAAGAAALALLVLVFVAPRRFPVLTEESGNDAPAP